The Natronosalvus halobius genome contains a region encoding:
- a CDS encoding helix-turn-helix domain-containing protein: protein MNERSRDEKGRFDSNVAYSDVDFRQAVAELELPTTGDIAREVGCKRATAHRRLTQLEESGDLESRSVGNALVWSVR from the coding sequence ATGAATGAGCGTTCGAGAGACGAGAAAGGACGGTTTGATTCAAATGTGGCTTATTCTGATGTAGATTTCCGTCAGGCCGTTGCCGAGTTGGAGTTGCCGACCACCGGCGACATCGCCCGAGAGGTCGGATGCAAGCGAGCGACCGCCCATCGGCGCCTGACCCAGCTCGAGGAGAGCGGCGATCTCGAGAGTCGGTCGGTTGGGAACGCCCTAGTCTGGTCGGTCAGGTAG